The proteins below are encoded in one region of Tessaracoccus aquimaris:
- a CDS encoding PrsW family intramembrane metalloprotease gives MTGAPGYPPPAFPGQFPAPGQPQAGYPIQGPFPGPPGQQFLISQPPRQQRKTQAFVLPLLIVIFGAIGTLIGMLVMLNRPPVMSLLAVGVFSVVAGLGVLFLKSLDKWEPEPPLFVIGAFLWGAGISAFISGIVNTVVLLTTEDWALTASYSAPLIEESTKAAFLVVVLLTSKRARAEFNSLTDAIIYGGMVGLGFSWIENIGYALQPETIGEGIQTMLVRLILVAFLHPMLTIIVSIGIWLGFNARGAMRLLFPFLGWCAAVLLHFVHNTSSRLFGPNGLFITAGLEIIVFTLLIVLGVMSRNREKATVLAQLPVLVHFGWITASQAGWLADLGRRKATIGSAQGQDKALLRDFVQNATELALLRGRLDKLTTGEPPAGWLAAHRELVDLLLEQRPQVQRALGEGSWQPMQSRPGDNWGSFAYRG, from the coding sequence ATGACGGGCGCTCCGGGGTACCCACCGCCCGCCTTTCCCGGGCAGTTCCCGGCTCCCGGCCAGCCGCAGGCCGGTTACCCGATCCAGGGCCCGTTCCCCGGGCCTCCCGGACAGCAGTTCCTGATCTCCCAGCCCCCGCGGCAGCAGCGCAAGACCCAGGCTTTCGTGCTTCCCCTGCTGATCGTGATCTTCGGGGCGATCGGCACGCTGATCGGCATGCTGGTGATGCTCAACCGGCCACCGGTGATGTCCCTGCTCGCCGTCGGCGTCTTCTCGGTCGTCGCCGGGCTCGGCGTGCTGTTTCTGAAGTCGTTGGACAAGTGGGAGCCGGAGCCGCCGCTGTTCGTGATCGGCGCGTTCCTGTGGGGTGCAGGGATCTCGGCCTTCATCAGCGGCATCGTCAACACCGTCGTGCTGCTCACCACCGAGGACTGGGCGCTGACCGCAAGCTACTCGGCGCCGCTGATCGAGGAGTCGACCAAGGCCGCCTTCCTTGTGGTGGTGCTGCTCACGTCGAAGCGCGCCCGCGCGGAGTTCAACTCGTTGACCGACGCGATCATCTACGGCGGCATGGTCGGGCTCGGCTTCTCCTGGATCGAGAACATCGGCTACGCGTTGCAGCCTGAGACCATCGGCGAGGGCATCCAGACGATGCTGGTGCGGCTGATCCTGGTGGCGTTCCTGCACCCGATGCTGACGATCATCGTCTCGATCGGCATCTGGCTCGGCTTCAACGCCCGCGGCGCCATGAGGCTGCTGTTCCCGTTCCTCGGCTGGTGCGCGGCCGTGCTGCTGCACTTCGTGCACAACACCTCGTCCAGGCTGTTCGGCCCCAACGGGCTGTTCATCACGGCGGGCCTGGAGATCATCGTCTTCACGCTGCTGATCGTGCTGGGCGTGATGTCGCGCAACCGCGAGAAGGCGACGGTGCTCGCCCAACTCCCGGTGCTGGTGCACTTCGGCTGGATCACCGCGAGCCAGGCGGGCTGGCTGGCCGACCTCGGCAGGCGCAAGGCCACGATCGGCAGCGCGCAGGGTCAGGACAAGGCCCTGCTGAGGGACTTCGTCCAGAACGCCACGGAACTGGCGCTGCTGCGCGGTCGGCTCGACAAGCTCACCACCGGCGAGCCGCCCGCCGGCTGGCTCGCCGCGCACCGCGAACTGGTCGACCTGCTCCTCGAGCAGCGCCCGCAGGTGCAGCGGGCGCTCGGTGAGGGTAGCTGGCAGCCCATGCAGTCGCGCCCGGGCGACAACTGGGGATCCTTCGCCTACCGGGGCTGA
- a CDS encoding ABC transporter substrate-binding protein, translating to MSFRPFTRRSFVLGAAGVAGAGVLSACAPGENAPTQTQKPGGTSPSAAASKDPSQLGDITLVVWDQEVRGSQNDALVALNKAFQEKYPNIKIDRKSQSFDDLKAQASLALSGNDVPDVMQVNNARADMGQFVKAGQLTDLSPFAATYGWEDRFPTSVLSKVRYSADAKTFGEGNLYGLPQTGEIVGIFYSQKKLDALGVKAPTTWDEYFAALDAALAKGEQPMVLGNVDKWPALHVFGPLQAKYVAPDEIVKLGMGNAGASWTDEPNKAAMKQFADWGSKKYFGGSPNGTDYDAAWNDFTKGTGVFLPGGSWLGTDMEAVMGEDLHFIAPPPAVDGKLATTGGTGIPFAIPAKAKQVEAAAAYIDFITTSDAMKLIAENGGFPVLDTASLAPEKGVQKEIFEAFDKVSQEGTLLPYLDYATPSFSDTAGQGLQEVLGAQRTPDEVLADFEADYKEFTG from the coding sequence ATGTCGTTTCGCCCGTTTACCCGCCGCAGCTTCGTGCTGGGTGCGGCCGGTGTGGCCGGTGCCGGCGTGCTGTCGGCGTGCGCGCCCGGCGAAAACGCGCCAACCCAGACCCAGAAGCCTGGCGGCACCAGCCCCAGCGCAGCAGCGTCGAAGGATCCGAGCCAGCTCGGTGACATCACGCTCGTCGTCTGGGACCAGGAGGTGCGGGGCAGCCAGAACGATGCACTGGTCGCCCTCAACAAGGCCTTCCAGGAGAAGTACCCCAACATCAAGATCGACCGGAAGTCGCAGTCGTTCGACGATCTGAAGGCGCAGGCCTCGCTTGCGCTCAGCGGCAACGACGTCCCCGACGTCATGCAGGTCAACAACGCACGCGCCGACATGGGCCAGTTCGTCAAGGCAGGCCAGTTGACCGACCTGTCGCCGTTCGCGGCCACCTACGGCTGGGAGGACCGCTTCCCGACCTCCGTGCTGTCGAAGGTGCGCTACAGCGCCGACGCCAAGACCTTCGGCGAGGGCAACCTGTACGGCCTGCCGCAGACCGGCGAGATCGTCGGCATCTTCTACTCGCAGAAGAAGCTTGACGCGCTGGGCGTCAAGGCCCCCACCACCTGGGACGAGTACTTCGCGGCGCTCGATGCCGCGCTGGCGAAGGGCGAGCAGCCCATGGTGCTCGGCAACGTCGACAAGTGGCCGGCGCTGCACGTCTTCGGCCCGCTGCAGGCCAAGTACGTCGCCCCCGACGAGATCGTCAAGCTCGGCATGGGCAACGCGGGCGCGTCGTGGACCGACGAGCCGAACAAGGCTGCGATGAAGCAGTTCGCCGACTGGGGCTCGAAGAAGTACTTCGGCGGCTCCCCCAACGGCACCGACTACGACGCGGCGTGGAACGACTTCACGAAGGGCACGGGCGTGTTCCTGCCCGGCGGCTCGTGGCTCGGCACCGACATGGAGGCCGTGATGGGCGAGGACCTGCACTTCATCGCTCCCCCGCCCGCCGTCGACGGCAAGCTTGCCACCACCGGAGGCACCGGCATCCCGTTCGCGATCCCGGCCAAGGCAAAGCAGGTCGAGGCGGCCGCCGCCTACATCGACTTCATCACGACCTCCGACGCCATGAAGCTGATCGCCGAGAACGGCGGCTTCCCGGTGCTCGACACCGCCTCGCTCGCGCCGGAGAAGGGCGTCCAGAAGGAGATCTTCGAGGCCTTCGACAAGGTCTCGCAGGAGGGCACGCTGCTGCCCTACCTCGACTACGCGACGCCGTCGTTCTCCGACACTGCTGGCCAGGGCCTGCAGGAGGTCCTCGGCGCCCAGCGCACCCCGGATGAGGTGCTCGCCGACTTCGAGGCCGACTACAAGGAGTTCACGGGATAG
- a CDS encoding vitamin K epoxide reductase family protein, protein MPTEAPGAATQADARPVDPREMPPDRSRYFLFGEMLLFATLSLVASFVLSYDAILLAKDPDTALACSINDIFDCAKVGLTPQANVFGFPNAFLGLISEPVVMTIAVASLFRTRFPKWFMFTANVVYLLGVIFAYWLLFQSTFVIGALCPWCVLVTISTTFVFWSMTHWNILEGNLYVSPGLLEKLRKFARDGWMSITLMAWLAVVVVIELLKWGFRVF, encoded by the coding sequence ATGCCTACCGAAGCGCCGGGTGCAGCCACCCAGGCCGACGCACGCCCCGTCGACCCGCGAGAGATGCCGCCCGACCGCAGCCGCTACTTCCTGTTCGGCGAGATGCTGCTGTTTGCGACCTTGAGCCTTGTCGCGTCGTTCGTGCTCAGCTACGACGCGATCCTGCTCGCCAAGGACCCGGACACGGCGCTGGCGTGCTCGATCAACGACATCTTCGACTGCGCAAAGGTGGGGCTGACGCCGCAGGCCAACGTGTTCGGCTTCCCGAACGCCTTCCTCGGCCTGATCTCGGAGCCGGTGGTGATGACCATCGCCGTCGCGTCGCTGTTCCGCACCAGGTTCCCCAAGTGGTTCATGTTCACGGCGAACGTCGTCTACCTGCTCGGCGTGATCTTCGCCTACTGGCTGCTGTTCCAGTCGACCTTCGTGATCGGGGCGCTGTGCCCCTGGTGCGTGCTCGTGACCATCTCGACGACGTTCGTGTTCTGGTCGATGACGCACTGGAACATCCTTGAGGGCAACCTCTACGTCTCACCGGGGCTGCTCGAGAAGCTCAGGAAGTTCGCCCGCGACGGCTGGATGAGCATCACGCTGATGGCGTGGCTCGCCGTCGTCGTCGTCATCGAACTCCTGAAGTGGGGCTTCCGGGTCTTCTGA
- a CDS encoding carbohydrate ABC transporter permease, whose amino-acid sequence MARKRREAPSAVVRGRLTPYLYLLPAFLVYAGFLLYPLLRAAQFSLYDWPGFGPSTFVGLGNYVDLLSDRRFLAAVTHALTLIIFYSILPLVVGLVLAAILRRGKVKGLGVFRVLIFMPQVIALVVVAVAWYQIYAPNGYLNALLSAVGLEGLTRGWLGDPTFALPAVGMVGFWLQTGLVMLLLLAGMGRIPNDQYEAARLDGAGPIREFFAITLPAVKAEITTALVLTIIAALKTFDLVYVTTGGGPGTATTVPSYEVYNRAFNLKEVGSASAVAVVLTILVFLINVVVSRIGEEKR is encoded by the coding sequence GTGGCGCGGAAGCGGCGGGAGGCTCCCTCGGCGGTCGTCCGAGGGAGGCTCACGCCCTACCTGTATCTCCTACCGGCGTTCCTGGTCTACGCGGGCTTCCTGCTGTACCCGCTGCTCAGGGCCGCTCAGTTCTCGCTCTACGACTGGCCCGGCTTCGGCCCGTCCACGTTCGTGGGGCTCGGCAACTACGTCGACCTGCTGAGCGACCGCCGCTTCCTCGCCGCCGTCACCCACGCCCTCACCCTGATCATCTTCTACTCGATCCTTCCGCTGGTCGTCGGGCTGGTGCTTGCCGCGATCCTGCGCCGCGGCAAGGTCAAGGGGCTCGGCGTCTTCCGAGTCCTGATCTTTATGCCCCAGGTGATCGCGCTGGTCGTGGTCGCCGTGGCCTGGTACCAGATCTACGCCCCCAACGGTTATCTGAACGCGCTGCTCTCGGCCGTCGGCCTCGAGGGCCTCACCCGCGGCTGGCTCGGTGACCCGACGTTCGCGCTCCCCGCCGTGGGCATGGTCGGCTTCTGGCTGCAGACCGGCCTGGTGATGCTGCTGCTGCTCGCGGGCATGGGACGCATCCCCAACGACCAGTACGAGGCCGCCCGGCTCGACGGCGCAGGCCCCATTCGCGAGTTCTTCGCCATCACGCTTCCCGCCGTCAAGGCCGAGATCACCACGGCACTCGTGTTGACGATCATCGCCGCCCTGAAGACATTCGACCTGGTCTACGTCACCACCGGCGGCGGCCCCGGCACCGCGACGACCGTCCCGAGCTACGAGGTCTACAACCGGGCATTCAACCTCAAGGAGGTCGGCTCCGCGTCCGCGGTCGCCGTCGTCCTGACGATCCTGGTGTTCCTCATCAATGTCGTCGTGTCGCGCATCGGGGAGGAGAAACGATGA
- a CDS encoding 6-phospho-beta-glucosidase, translating into MKLVILGGGGFRVPLVYDAVASSALGPDSVTIDEIVLHDSSHDRLDAIRRVIDKHSADFDDPPRVGYTTDLREALVDADFVFSAIRVGGTEGRIKDERVALDLGLLGQETIGPGGLSYALRTIPVMREVARTIAEVAPNAWTINFTNPAGIVTQAMREFLGDRVVGICDTPIGLVRRVSRVLGASLEDDQDRIAYDYIGLNHLGWLRSVTIDGVDRLPEVIESDELLDQIEEARVVGKDFVRAIGSLPNEYLYYYWKTEEAVHNIVAADETRGQYLARQQADFYKRVEAADSPLDAWKDALHERESTYMAESRDADEERREEDVAGGGYQEVALRLMNALATGRPERMILDVGNGGSHPRVVPELPDEVVVEVGCVVDADGVHPQPVAPLGLSELGIMARLRASEQAIAEAAATGDTERAWVGFSLHPLVNSPRLGRQLLDGYIAAHPQLQELFAQPR; encoded by the coding sequence ATGAAACTTGTCATCCTCGGCGGTGGTGGTTTCCGTGTCCCGCTCGTCTACGACGCAGTCGCCAGTTCGGCGCTCGGCCCGGACTCCGTCACGATCGACGAGATCGTCCTGCACGACTCCTCGCACGACCGGCTCGACGCGATCCGGCGCGTCATCGACAAGCACTCGGCCGACTTCGACGATCCGCCGCGCGTCGGCTACACCACCGACCTTCGTGAGGCGCTCGTCGACGCGGACTTCGTGTTCTCCGCGATCCGGGTCGGCGGCACCGAGGGGCGCATCAAGGACGAACGGGTCGCGCTCGACCTCGGGCTGCTCGGCCAGGAGACCATCGGCCCGGGCGGGCTCTCCTACGCGCTTCGCACCATCCCCGTGATGCGCGAGGTCGCCAGGACCATCGCGGAGGTCGCTCCCAACGCGTGGACGATCAACTTCACCAACCCGGCGGGCATCGTCACGCAGGCGATGCGCGAGTTCCTGGGCGACCGGGTCGTCGGCATCTGCGACACCCCCATCGGGCTGGTGCGTCGCGTCTCCCGCGTGCTCGGCGCCTCGCTCGAGGACGACCAGGACCGGATCGCCTACGACTACATCGGCCTGAACCACCTCGGCTGGCTGCGCTCCGTCACCATCGACGGCGTCGACAGGCTGCCCGAGGTGATCGAATCCGACGAACTGCTCGACCAGATCGAGGAGGCGCGCGTCGTCGGCAAGGACTTCGTCCGCGCCATCGGCTCCCTTCCCAACGAGTACCTCTACTACTACTGGAAGACGGAGGAGGCGGTCCATAACATCGTCGCCGCCGACGAGACCCGCGGGCAGTACCTTGCCCGCCAGCAGGCCGACTTCTACAAGCGGGTCGAGGCCGCGGACTCGCCGCTCGACGCGTGGAAGGACGCGCTACACGAGCGCGAGTCGACCTACATGGCCGAGAGCCGCGACGCGGACGAGGAGCGCCGCGAGGAGGACGTCGCGGGCGGCGGCTACCAGGAGGTTGCGTTGCGGCTGATGAACGCGCTCGCCACCGGCAGGCCGGAGCGGATGATCCTCGACGTCGGCAACGGGGGATCGCACCCGCGCGTCGTGCCCGAGTTGCCCGACGAGGTCGTCGTCGAGGTCGGCTGTGTCGTGGACGCCGACGGGGTGCACCCCCAGCCGGTCGCGCCGCTCGGGCTGAGCGAGCTTGGCATCATGGCCCGGCTGCGCGCCTCGGAGCAGGCGATCGCGGAGGCGGCCGCCACCGGCGACACCGAACGCGCCTGGGTCGGCTTCTCGCTGCACCCGCTGGTCAACTCGCCCCGGCTGGGGCGGCAACTGCTCGACGGCTACATCGCGGCCCACCCGCAGCTTCAGGAGTTGTTCGCTCAGCCCCGGTAG
- a CDS encoding cation acetate symporter yields MMWLLETRLGNPVINIGIFATFVVVTLFIVIRVTRGGKKKAGDFYTGGAQFDGRQNGFAIAGDYLSAASFLGIVGAVALYGYDGLLYSVGFLVAWLVALLLVAEPLRNTGKYTMADVLSFRMRQKPVRLAAATSTLAVTFFYLLAQMAGAGALVSLLLGISSVIGQNIVIAIVGLLMVGYVLIGGMKGTTWVQMIKAVLLIAGALAMTVWVLAKVGFNMSSLLGEAIAKSAGDGSKIDLLAPMEKYTDPVALVSMGIALVLGASGLPHVLMRFYTVPTAKEARRSVTWAIGLIGAFYLFTMVLGYGAAWLVGPKMIAEMPGGANAAAPALAYELGGTVLMAVIAGVAFATILAVVAGLTITASASFAHDIYNSVLKDGKADPAKEVKVARWTSVTIGVIAIIGGIAANGQNVAFLVALAFAVAASANLPSILYSLYWKRFSTAGAVWSIFGGLITAVVLIIFSPAVSGTKGSMFPNLDFAWFPIDSPAIVSVPVGFFLGWFVSIIKPDGSAYADQSAEMEVRSMTGAGAAGALDH; encoded by the coding sequence ATGATGTGGCTGCTCGAGACCCGGCTCGGAAATCCGGTCATCAACATCGGGATCTTCGCCACGTTCGTGGTCGTGACCCTCTTCATCGTGATCCGCGTCACCCGCGGAGGCAAGAAGAAGGCGGGCGACTTCTACACCGGCGGCGCGCAGTTCGACGGGCGCCAGAACGGCTTCGCGATCGCGGGCGACTACCTCTCCGCGGCGTCCTTCCTCGGCATCGTCGGGGCCGTCGCCCTGTACGGCTACGACGGCCTGCTGTACTCCGTCGGCTTCCTGGTCGCCTGGCTCGTGGCGCTGCTGCTTGTCGCCGAACCGCTGCGTAACACCGGCAAGTACACGATGGCCGACGTGCTGAGCTTCCGGATGCGCCAGAAGCCGGTCCGCCTCGCCGCCGCCACGTCGACACTCGCGGTGACCTTCTTCTACCTGCTCGCCCAGATGGCGGGCGCGGGCGCGCTCGTGTCGCTGCTGCTCGGCATCTCGTCGGTCATCGGCCAGAACATCGTCATCGCGATCGTCGGCCTGCTGATGGTCGGCTACGTGTTGATCGGCGGCATGAAGGGCACCACGTGGGTGCAGATGATCAAGGCGGTGCTCCTGATCGCGGGCGCCCTCGCCATGACGGTGTGGGTGCTGGCGAAGGTCGGCTTCAACATGTCATCGCTGCTCGGCGAGGCGATCGCGAAGTCGGCCGGCGACGGCTCGAAGATCGACCTGCTCGCACCCATGGAGAAGTACACCGATCCGGTCGCGCTGGTCTCGATGGGCATCGCTCTGGTGCTTGGCGCCTCCGGCCTGCCGCACGTGCTGATGCGCTTCTACACCGTGCCCACCGCCAAGGAGGCGCGCCGCTCGGTGACCTGGGCCATCGGCCTGATCGGGGCCTTCTACCTGTTCACGATGGTGCTCGGCTACGGCGCCGCCTGGCTGGTCGGCCCGAAGATGATCGCGGAGATGCCCGGCGGGGCCAACGCGGCCGCCCCCGCGCTCGCCTACGAACTGGGCGGCACCGTCCTGATGGCCGTCATCGCGGGTGTCGCGTTCGCGACCATCCTCGCTGTGGTCGCAGGCTTGACGATCACCGCGTCGGCGTCCTTCGCGCACGACATCTACAACTCGGTGTTGAAGGACGGCAAGGCCGACCCCGCCAAGGAGGTCAAGGTCGCCAGGTGGACGTCGGTGACGATCGGCGTGATCGCCATCATCGGCGGCATCGCGGCCAACGGCCAGAACGTGGCCTTCCTGGTCGCGCTGGCCTTCGCGGTCGCCGCGTCGGCGAACCTGCCGTCGATCCTCTACTCGCTGTACTGGAAGCGGTTCTCCACGGCGGGCGCCGTGTGGTCGATCTTCGGCGGCCTGATCACCGCCGTGGTGCTGATCATCTTCTCCCCCGCGGTGTCCGGCACCAAGGGTTCGATGTTCCCGAACCTGGACTTCGCCTGGTTCCCGATCGACTCCCCGGCCATCGTGTCGGTGCCCGTCGGGTTCTTCCTCGGCTGGTTCGTCTCGATCATCAAGCCCGACGGCTCCGCTTACGCAGACCAGTCGGCCGAGATGGAGGTCAGGTCCATGACCGGCGCAGGCGCGGCTGGCGCGCTGGACCACTGA
- a CDS encoding DeoR/GlpR family DNA-binding transcription regulator — translation MLTDVRQRRTVELVYQQGSASVPELAKTLGVSEATVRRDLDHLADNGLLDRVRGGACRPRSVRPEADASAFDVVATQEPAEKQAIARAAARLVEDGDVVALDIGTTVFSMCPYLRNKDITVVTASLAVVRSLADAPNIDLVVMGGVLRPNYESMVGVLTESCLRQVRVDVAFLGAAGVRPDGAVVDSTPSEVPVKRAMMDIATRSWLLVDHAKFPGVGFLEINPVTRFTGLITDRQPTADQLTVPPDSSLEVLVP, via the coding sequence ATGCTGACCGATGTTCGTCAGCGACGGACGGTCGAGCTTGTCTACCAGCAGGGCTCGGCATCGGTTCCGGAGCTGGCAAAGACGCTTGGGGTGTCCGAGGCGACCGTTCGACGCGACCTCGACCACCTGGCCGACAACGGACTCCTCGACCGGGTCCGCGGCGGAGCGTGCCGTCCGCGGAGCGTCCGGCCCGAGGCGGATGCCTCGGCCTTCGACGTGGTGGCGACCCAGGAGCCCGCCGAGAAACAGGCGATCGCCCGCGCCGCCGCCCGCCTTGTCGAGGACGGCGACGTCGTCGCGCTCGACATCGGCACCACCGTCTTCTCCATGTGCCCCTATCTGCGCAACAAGGACATCACCGTCGTGACCGCGTCGCTCGCCGTGGTCCGATCGCTCGCGGACGCGCCCAACATCGACCTGGTCGTGATGGGCGGCGTGCTTCGCCCCAACTACGAGTCGATGGTCGGAGTGCTGACCGAGTCCTGCCTGCGCCAGGTCCGCGTCGACGTCGCCTTCCTCGGCGCGGCGGGCGTGCGACCCGACGGCGCCGTCGTCGACTCCACGCCGAGTGAGGTGCCGGTCAAGCGCGCCATGATGGACATCGCGACCAGGAGTTGGCTGCTCGTCGATCACGCTAAGTTCCCCGGGGTGGGATTCCTCGAGATCAACCCCGTGACGCGCTTCACCGGACTCATCACCGACCGCCAACCGACGGCCGATCAGCTCACCGTCCCGCCCGATTCCAGCCTGGAGGTCCTCGTCCCATGA
- a CDS encoding malate dehydrogenase, whose translation MSTEAPVKIAVTGAAGQICYSLLFRIASGALLGDRPIELRLLEITPALKALEGVVMELDDCAFGNVVNIEIGDDPKKVFDGVNLAMLVGAMPRKAGMERGDLLSANGAIFTAQGKALNEVAADDIKVLVTGNPANTNALIASKNAPDIPAERFNALTRLDHNRALTQLAQKLGVSVNDISHMTIWGNHSATQYPDLFNALVGGKNAAELVDDQAWIEDTFIPTVAKRGAAIIEARGLSSAASAANATVEHMRDWVLGTPEGDWISMAVPSDGSYGVPEGLISSFPVTVKDGEYSIVQGLELNDFSRAKIDASVAELVDERNAVTELGLI comes from the coding sequence GTGAGCACTGAGGCTCCCGTCAAGATCGCCGTAACCGGCGCCGCAGGCCAGATCTGCTACAGCCTTCTGTTCCGCATCGCCAGCGGTGCGCTGCTCGGCGATCGCCCCATCGAACTGCGTCTCCTTGAGATCACGCCAGCCCTGAAGGCGCTCGAGGGCGTCGTGATGGAACTGGACGACTGCGCGTTCGGCAATGTCGTCAACATCGAGATCGGCGACGACCCCAAGAAGGTCTTCGACGGCGTCAACCTGGCCATGCTGGTCGGCGCCATGCCCCGCAAGGCGGGCATGGAGCGCGGCGACCTGCTCTCCGCCAACGGCGCGATCTTCACCGCGCAGGGCAAGGCCCTCAACGAGGTCGCCGCCGACGACATCAAGGTGCTCGTCACCGGCAACCCGGCCAACACCAACGCGCTGATCGCCTCGAAGAACGCCCCCGACATCCCGGCCGAGCGATTCAACGCGCTGACCCGCCTCGACCACAACCGCGCGCTCACGCAGCTCGCGCAGAAGCTGGGCGTCTCCGTCAACGACATCAGCCACATGACCATCTGGGGCAACCACTCGGCGACGCAGTACCCCGACCTATTCAACGCGCTGGTCGGCGGCAAGAACGCCGCTGAGCTGGTCGACGACCAGGCCTGGATCGAGGACACCTTCATCCCGACCGTCGCCAAGCGCGGCGCAGCGATCATCGAGGCCCGCGGGCTCTCGTCGGCCGCCTCCGCCGCCAACGCCACCGTCGAGCACATGCGCGACTGGGTGCTCGGCACCCCGGAGGGTGACTGGATCTCGATGGCCGTGCCGTCCGACGGCTCCTACGGCGTGCCCGAGGGTCTCATCTCGTCGTTCCCCGTCACGGTCAAGGACGGCGAGTACTCCATCGTCCAGGGCCTCGAGCTGAACGACTTCTCCCGCGCGAAGATCGACGCATCGGTCGCCGAACTGGTCGACGAGCGCAACGCCGTCACCGAACTCGGCCTGATCTGA
- a CDS encoding carbohydrate ABC transporter permease: protein MRVSALEKTANYVILSLFALYAIFPIVTIAVTALRPKIGVTDPGLHIENFAEAWELGKFGSALTNSVLVALLVVSVALTFSVLAGYAFGTMRFRGSTFLFYLFLLGLMVPAEAIVIPLFFDLRTLGLTDTIWAVALPQIAQSVAFGTFWMRSQFRAMPPNLIEAASIDGAGGLRALVRIMIPPALPSIATVAVLMFMWTWNEFLIPLVMSPSGVWRTAPLGLSIFKGQYTADHALLSAAGVIIAAPIVVAFLFLQRYFINGMLEGAAKE from the coding sequence ATGAGGGTCTCCGCTCTCGAGAAGACGGCCAACTACGTCATCTTGTCCCTGTTCGCGCTCTATGCGATCTTCCCCATCGTCACGATCGCCGTGACCGCCCTTCGCCCGAAGATCGGCGTGACGGACCCCGGGCTGCACATCGAGAACTTCGCCGAGGCGTGGGAGTTGGGCAAGTTCGGCTCGGCGCTGACGAACTCCGTGCTCGTGGCCCTCCTCGTGGTGAGCGTCGCCCTGACCTTCTCCGTCCTGGCCGGCTATGCGTTCGGGACGATGCGGTTCCGCGGCTCCACGTTCCTGTTCTACCTGTTCCTGCTCGGCCTGATGGTCCCGGCGGAGGCCATCGTCATCCCGCTGTTCTTCGACCTGCGCACGCTCGGCCTGACCGACACCATCTGGGCGGTCGCACTGCCGCAGATCGCGCAGTCGGTCGCGTTCGGCACCTTCTGGATGCGCAGCCAGTTCCGGGCGATGCCGCCCAACCTGATCGAGGCCGCGTCCATCGACGGGGCCGGCGGCTTGAGGGCGCTGGTGCGGATCATGATCCCGCCCGCGCTCCCGTCCATCGCAACGGTCGCCGTCCTGATGTTCATGTGGACCTGGAACGAGTTCCTGATCCCGCTGGTGATGAGCCCGTCCGGCGTCTGGCGCACCGCGCCGCTCGGCCTGTCGATCTTCAAGGGCCAGTACACGGCCGACCACGCGCTACTCTCGGCGGCCGGCGTCATCATCGCGGCCCCCATCGTCGTCGCGTTCCTGTTCCTGCAACGCTATTTCATCAACGGCATGCTCGAGGGGGCTGCAAAGGAATGA